The stretch of DNA CCACGTGACGCCAGACGGCGAAACCGTCCGTGACCGATTCGAAGACGCGGGCCTCGTCTGCAGGTCGATGGCCGAAAACATTCTCTATCAGCCTGCCACCGATGACCCGGCGACCGCGGCGAAAGAGTGCGTCGAGAGCTGGATGGGAAGCAGCGGGCACCGTCGAAACATTCTCAACGAACGGTGGGACAGCGAAGGACTCGGTGTCGTCGTCGACGAGGGCGGTCGACTCTACGCGACGCAGAACTTCGACCTCGGGTGCTAACAGACCGCAGTTGGTGAGGTTGTGGGATGATCCGTCCTACCGGTTGGCAGTACGTGGGGGTTGCAGTCCGATATTTTGGAGTGGACGCCATCGCAGCGCGAGCAGCGTTGATTCGTACGTGTATCGGAAACGTGATGTCTCGTGGGCCCGGCTCGAGAATCGGCTGGGGAGGGCGTGGTGGCGCCGTGCCGCCACGATAGCAACGCGCTCTCCTGGCGGCCGTTCCGGGTCGAGTCGGTCTCGGCACGGCGATAGCGGGCGCACCCCTCGCCGTCCACAGACACGGAGGCACACCGTTCGAGTGCGACCGAACTCAAGGCCCGGTTCCGAGCCGACCGGCCGACCGAGCACGTCGGAAGCGAACGCGGTGCTGTCGACGGTGACAGCGTGGTGGTCGGTGGTGACGTGGTGGTCGGTGGCGCGTTCGATCCGCGACGCCGACCGATCGGCCGCTCGACGGGACTCGAGCGCCGCACCCCGATTACTCGTCTGCCCCGCGACCGGATTCGCCGTCGGCTCCGGCGTCCGGCTCGCGGTCGGGCTCCCGGTGGTGCAGTCCGGGCGCGACCGTACAGCCGCAGGGTCTGACGACGCCGGTGTGTGGACCGGCCGACGTCAGCCCGGAGATGGGTCGACCGCAGGCCGGACAGGAGAGCAGCGCCGACGCGTCCCCGTTTCCCTCTCCCTCTCCCTCTCCGCTTCCCGTCCTGCCGCTACACATCGCGATCACGGCTCGCGATCCGCAGGGGCCTCGAGACTGATCGCGTCGGGCGGTTCTGCCGTCGTGCGGGACGTTTATATCCCGGTAGAATGAACGGAATCATGGCAACCGAATCCCTCCGTGGGTTTGGAAGCCACGTCTCGGGTGCTGCTACCACCCGGGGCATTTCACTACAGCCCCCTGTCGATGGAGACCGGCTTCCGATTTCTCGTTTTATCCATTGAAACTTATATCTACTGCTAATTGTCAGGAATAGAATCGCGTCGGCCGCGCGCTCGGGATGGAACACGATGTCCAGGATGATGTCCGAGCGCGATATTCGAGTCAGCGAGCCGGTACCGGTCGCGCTACTCGAGCCGGGGTGGTGTGCGAGACGGACCGCGATCGGCGCGATTTCCCGCCGCCGAGCGGGTAAGCGATCCCGGTTACAAACTTGTAACCGCACGGTATCCGGTTGACGAAAACATATGGGCGAATCGCCCGTACTCGGCGTGCAGGATGACCGCCTCAGAACTCGAGCCGACGGCCGACTGGAATCGGATGTACATCGACGGCGAGTGGCGCGATGCGGCCGACGACGAGACGATCCCCGTAGAGAATCCCTCGAAACGAGACGCGTTTACGGACGTGCCGGCGGCGACGGTCGACGACGTCGACGCCGCCTACGAAGCGGCCGCGGCGGCCCAGCCCGCGTGGGCCGACACGCCTCGCGAGGAGCGCGACGAGATCCTCGAGGCCCTCCTGGACGAACTCAACGAGAACTTCGAGGCGATCGCGAATCTGCTCGCGACCGAAGCCGGCGCGCCCGGCTACCGCGCGATGGGCGAGTTCGCGACCGCGACCGGCGACGTGGAGATGGCCCTCGAACTCGAGCCGCCCGAGGAGGTGGTCCGACCCTCCCCGTCGATCGAGGGCAAGGACAACCACGTCGTCCACGAACCGGTCGGCGTCGTCGGCGTCATCTCCCCGTGGAACTTTCCGCTGCACCTCTCCCTGCGGGCCGTCGTGCCCGCGATCGCGCTGGGCAACACCGTCGTCCTGAAGCCGGCGACGGACACCCCGATCACCGGCGGGCTGCTCATCGCGAAACTCTGCGAGGCGGCCGGCGTCCCCGACGGCGTCGTCAACGTCGTCACCGGCCGCGGGTCGGACATCGGCGATCGGATGAGCAGCCACCCGATCCCGCGCGTCATTTCGTTTACCGGGTCGACGGCCATCGGCAAGGGCGTCGCCGCGAACGCCGCCGGGAGTCTCGCGCTCCCTGCCCTCGAACTCGGCGGCAACGCGCCCTTCGTCGTCACCGACGAGGCCGACCTCGAGCGGGCGGCCCGCGCCGGCGCGTTCGGTTCGTTCTTCCATCAGGGGCAGGTCTGTATCTCGATCAACCGACACCTCGTCCACGAGGACCTGTACGACGAGTACGTCGACCTGCTGGTCGACCACGCCGAGTCGCTCGTCGTCGGCGATCCCTCCGAGGACGAGGACGTCACCTTCGGGCCGGTCCAGAACGAGACCCAGCGCGACGATCTGATCGAGTTCATCGAAGGCTCGCTCGAGGCCGGCGCGACCCTCGAGACGGGCGGCGAGGCCGACGGCCTGTTCGTCGAGCCGACCGTCCTCTCGGACTGCACCAACGACATGCCGACGGCGTGCAACGAGCACTTCGGCCCGGTCGCACCCGTGATCCCGTTCGCGGACGACGAGGAAGCGATCGAGCTAGCTAACGACACCGAGTACGGCCTCTCGGCGTCGGTCTTCTGCGAGGACGAGGATCGGGCCCGCGCGCTCGCGGACCGGATCGAGGCCGGGATGGTCCACGTCAACGACCAGCCGATCAACGAGGATCACAACGCCCCCTTCGGCGGCGTCAAGGGGTCCGGCCTCGGCCGGTACCACGGCGAGTGGATCGTCCGGGAACTCACCGAACCCAAGTGGATCTCGGTCCAGGACGGGGAGCGGGACTACTTCGTCTTCGAATAGCGACTCGCCGCCCGCGCCCGCGGCGGGAGCGCCATCCGCCACCGCGGCGACGCGGCTCCCGTCGCGTTATCGCCCGCTTTCGTCGACTCGCAGCGTGTACTCGCCGCTCCCGCCGTTCGCGTGCACCTGGAGGCCGAACGTCTCGTCGCCCTCGAGAGTGCGCGAGATCGACGCCGTCGGCCCCGATCCCGCGGCCGACGCGTCGTGGCTCCACCTGGTGGGCTCGCTGCCGTCCGTCGTCACGTAGAGATCGAAGTCGCCGCCGTCGGGGCCCTCGAGCGAGATCGTGATCGAACAGGGGTCGGCGGTGTACAGCGAGTAGCTGTACCGATCGCTCTCACCCCACCAACCGCTCCCGTCGAGCCACCCGCTCGCGCTCGCGGAGACGGTCTCGTCGCCGCACTCGCCGGTCGACTCCTCCTCGTTCACGTCGCCGCCGCCGTCGCCGAACGGATCCGTCGTGACCGCCGCACCCGCGTCGACGCGTCCGTACCCCTGTTCGTCGTCGTCGAGGCCGACGTCGACGGCGGTCGCCCGCAGGTGGTCGCGGAGTTCCTCCCGCGAGAGATCGGGGTACGCCGAGAGCACGAGTCCGGCCACGCCCGAGACCACCGGCGCTGCCATCGAGGTCCCCGACATGCGGCCGTACCCGTCCCCGGTGACGCTCGAGACGAGCCGACTGCCCGGTGCGGCGAGTTCGATCGCCGGTCCGGTGTTCGAAAAGGACGCGAGGTCGTCGTCGGCCTCGAGTGCGGAGACGGCGACGACGGTGTCCTCGGACGCTGGCGAGAAGACGCTCCCGCTCCCGCTGTTGCCGGCCGCGCCGACGAGGAGGACGTCGCGATCCGCCGCGTACTCGCAAGCGGAAGACAGCGTGTCGTAGGAGCCGTCGACGCCCAGCGAGAGGTTGATGACGTCCGCGCCTTCGTCGGCAGACCACTGGATTGCGTCGGCGATGTCCGAGAGCGACCCGACGCCGTCGTCGTCGAGCGCGCGGGCCGACAGGAGCGAACAATCACTGATACCGGCGTGTCCCCGTCCGTCGTCCGTTCCGCTGGCGGCGATGCCACCGACGTGGGTGCCGTGATCCGACCCGCGTAGCGGATACGGGTCGCCGTCGCCGTCGACGAAGTCCCGCCCGATTCGGTCGTCGACGACGCCCTCGAGTGCGGGGTGGTCGTACTGGATCCCCTGGTCGACGACGGAGATGACGACGTCCTCGCTTCCGCGGGTGATCTCCCACGCGGTCTCGCAGTCGATCTGCTGGGGAGCGTGCTGGGAGTCGTAATA from Natrinema salaciae encodes:
- a CDS encoding aldehyde dehydrogenase family protein, coding for MTASELEPTADWNRMYIDGEWRDAADDETIPVENPSKRDAFTDVPAATVDDVDAAYEAAAAAQPAWADTPREERDEILEALLDELNENFEAIANLLATEAGAPGYRAMGEFATATGDVEMALELEPPEEVVRPSPSIEGKDNHVVHEPVGVVGVISPWNFPLHLSLRAVVPAIALGNTVVLKPATDTPITGGLLIAKLCEAAGVPDGVVNVVTGRGSDIGDRMSSHPIPRVISFTGSTAIGKGVAANAAGSLALPALELGGNAPFVVTDEADLERAARAGAFGSFFHQGQVCISINRHLVHEDLYDEYVDLLVDHAESLVVGDPSEDEDVTFGPVQNETQRDDLIEFIEGSLEAGATLETGGEADGLFVEPTVLSDCTNDMPTACNEHFGPVAPVIPFADDEEAIELANDTEYGLSASVFCEDEDRARALADRIEAGMVHVNDQPINEDHNAPFGGVKGSGLGRYHGEWIVRELTEPKWISVQDGERDYFVFE
- a CDS encoding S8 family serine peptidase — protein: MTQNGPPDDTDPTYNRRSVLTGAGAIAVGGLIGSSGVASATPGRDPGPKDDELIVGISPSVSDVAGAARAAVPGDAEVVHANESIHYAVVSFPSEAPDSARETVIDAITRSSAVEYAEPNATVQSLLEPNDPYYDSQHAPQQIDCETAWEITRGSEDVVISVVDQGIQYDHPALEGVVDDRIGRDFVDGDGDPYPLRGSDHGTHVGGIAASGTDDGRGHAGISDCSLLSARALDDDGVGSLSDIADAIQWSADEGADVINLSLGVDGSYDTLSSACEYAADRDVLLVGAAGNSGSGSVFSPASEDTVVAVSALEADDDLASFSNTGPAIELAAPGSRLVSSVTGDGYGRMSGTSMAAPVVSGVAGLVLSAYPDLSREELRDHLRATAVDVGLDDDEQGYGRVDAGAAVTTDPFGDGGGDVNEEESTGECGDETVSASASGWLDGSGWWGESDRYSYSLYTADPCSITISLEGPDGGDFDLYVTTDGSEPTRWSHDASAAGSGPTASISRTLEGDETFGLQVHANGGSGEYTLRVDESGR